The sequence below is a genomic window from Pleuronectes platessa chromosome 13, fPlePla1.1, whole genome shotgun sequence.
CTTAATCCTTCCATGGAAAGAAGAATTTGGGAAACGTCCCTCAGCAAAAGTGTGCATCCACAACTGAGATCCCTTATAAGTGTAGAGGCAATCAGAGACAAGTGTGATGAAATGGGGCACCCTTGTTTAATACCATGTGATATATAAAGTCTGAGGGTTAAATTTAGTTGAATTAAACCAGAGTTAACCGTGAGCTCTACAATTAACTATGTCACACTTGCACAAGCTCAGGtatacacattcacacctgtGTCCAGTTATCACAGAACAACAAGTTTCAGATTTATTCAAAAACGACATTCACAGTTTCAAACTactcacacaactacacacactggAGAACATGGAGGTGAAGAACCCCCCCACTGAAAAGTGTCTCCAGCAAAAGTTCCCTCCTGATTGTTTGAAACTGCAGGTGTTATTAAATATGTATAACTTCAGTAGGAACCAATTAGCTCACAGCCACAAACTAGGGGCATGTTTCAAAACTGGACAGACGGGTGCAGGTGTGAAATCACTCACTAACTCTACTTCATAGAGACTTCTCTACACAGAGCTGAGCTCGTCAGGAAAAGAAACTCCCTTACAATACACATTAAGTGTTTTCATGTTGAATAACcatctttaaatgtagaaatacacTTTTTGCTTTGCTCGTGTTGACATTTAAACGACCGGTCGGGCGGATgctgctctctcttcttttgtttctctgctgcgagcgcaatgcatgatggtagatATTGCTTGATTAGTGACCATCGGTTGAAGACTacttttcatgatgcattgtgggaaacagtGAGTGCACTATAGAGTATAAAAACTTCACTAAACATTTTGACACAGCACAAGTGTGGTGTTGATGCTAAGCCCCGCCCCTTTTGTACAGGTGTGTAAACTGCGTTGACCCCAGCGGGCTGCGGGGGGGCGATGGCTCTGATCGAAGGCGTAGGAGACGAAGTGACGCTGCTGTTTGGttccctgctgctcctcatgGTGCTGCTGCTCGCCTGGATCTCCACCCAGACCTCCGATGCCCCAGAGCATCTGTTCACCTCAGCCGCAGACCCCGCCCCCTCACTTAGGACCGGCCCCATACACCAAGACACGCCCCCCACTGCCagcacctcctcttcatccccctCCAGCTCTGTTAGTGACAGCTCTCTGACCGACGCTCCCACCGCCCCCcctcaggaggagaaggacgagCAGcgaggagatggggggggggagaggctgGAAGGGGCGGGCGATGGTGTGAGGAAccgagggggaggggaggagtctCCGCCCTCTCAGAGGAACATGGTCGTCAGACTGAAGTTCCTCAACGACACAGAGAGAACGGCTCAGGTCCAACCACAGGACACCATCGGGTACATCAAACGGTAACTACTACTCAAATGCTACTATCACTGTACTACCACTACTTGGACTCACTGTTAATACTCCTGACATGGACTCAGACCAGGACTCAGACCAGGGCTCAGACCAGGGCTCAGACCAGGACTCAGACCAGGACTCAGACCAGGACTCAGACCTGGACTCAGACCTGGACTCAGACCTGGACTCAGACCTGGGCTCAGACCAGGACTCAGACCAGGACTCAGACCAGGACTCAGACCTGGACTCAGACCTGGACTCAGACCTGGACTCAGACCAGGACTCAGACCAGGACTCAGACCAGGACTCAGACCTGGACTCAGACCAGGACTCAGACCAGGACTCAGACCAGGACTCAGACCAGGACTCAGACCTGGACTCAGACCAGGATTCAGACCAGGACTCAGACCAGTACttagactcagactcagacctgAACTCTGACTCAGTTTAGGACTCAGACCAGGACTCAGACCAGGACTCAGACCAGGACTCAGACCTGGACTCAGACCAGTACttagactcagactcagacctgAACTCTGACTCAGTTTAGGACTCAGACCAGGACTCACACCAGGACTCAGACCTGGACTCAGACCTGGACTCAGACCTGGACTCAGACCAGGACTCAGACCTGGACTCAGACCTGGACTCAGACCAGGACTCAGACCAGGACTCAGACCTGGCCTCAGACCTGGACTCAGAGCCTTCTCTGGCTCCTCCTGCTTTCTGGTTCTACACTGGTTGACTGATAGATCCCAACGTGTGAtgtatcccagcatgcactgccaCATGGTTGTGGCTCTCAGTGAGCTGGTAAAATTGCGTCACCTGatgtgttgacctctgacctttcagGACCTACTTTGCGGGTCAGGAGCAGCAGGTGCGGTTAATCTATCAGGGTCAGCTGCTTCAGGATGATGCTCAGACTCTGGCCTCTCTGAACCTCGTCCACAACTGCGTCCTGCACTGTCACATCTCCCAGCATGCCggacgggggggggcgggggggccgCGGCCGGCCGATCAGGTGGCTGTGGCCCTGAACGTAGGCAGCCTGATGGTCCCGCTGCTGGCtctcatgctgtctgtgctGTGGTACTGTCAGATCCAGTACCGGCAGTTCTTCACCGCCCCGGCCACCGCCTCACTGGTCGGAGTCACCATCTTCCTCAGCCTGGTTGCCTTCGGAGTGTACCGCCGCTAGCTGCTCTCTGATAGGCTGTTGTGATGATGTCGGCAGCCAGGTGTGGCGCACACTCGCATATGctctctctgtgacctctgacctcagagcCGAACAGGACTCGAAGCTGCGTGAGATCAAAGACGCTGAGAGAgctaatgtttgtttttgtttctgttgccatggagatggagtgtaaacaaggactttcatttttgtttttttaatctagtTTGTGTAGGCTcttttacctgtctgtctgctcacctgtctgtctgctcacctgtctgtctgctcacctgtctgtctgtctgctcacctgtctgtctgctcacctgtctgtctgctcacctgtctgtctgctcacctgtctgtctgctcacctgtctgtctgctcacctgtctgtctgtctgctcgcctgtctgtctgctcgcctgtctgtctgctcacctgtctgtctgctcacctgtctgtctgctcacctgtctgtctgctcacctgtctgtctgctcacctgtctgtctgtctgctcgcctgtctgtctgctcgcctgtctgtctgctcgcctgtctgtctgctcacctgtctgtctgctcacctgtctgtctgctcacctgtctgtctgctcacctgtctgtctgctcacctgtctgtctgctcacctgtctgtctgctcacctgtctgtctcattaaagcttttgaagagagaaatctaTTAAACATTAATTTATCTTGTTGTCCtatcttttttttccagagtgatgacatcacagacacTGTGACGTCACAGTGATGACATCAGACACTCATTTTATAATCTAAACACAGCAGCATATATGTTAAAGAAGAAAAATTAAGTTTCTTAAATCATCAAAGGTCTCATGAATCAGTGTTGAGCTCAGACCAATCAGATCAGCTGCCCACTGTGACGTCATTATCCAGGTTTATTGTGggagatttgttttatttatctctgCAATGGCGACACCTGGAGGCCGTAGAGGGCGTAATGTTTATGTCCCTGCGTGTTGTGAAGACAATAAATTCTTTGGTTTATTGTCGGATGTTAAACGATGTCAAGTTCCTTCAAACTAGTTCAGCTCGTAACTTTCAACAGTGCGATTTAAAGAACATCTTCATATTCATTACAAACGTTTTTACTCAAAGGTAAACTGAtgacagaggtcaaaggtcacattgtTTTCATAGAGCGAATCTGCGCTGATTGGTGGAGACAAACGACCACAGGTCGAGGATTCAggtgatttaaattaatttaaagagATTTGATTTTAGATCAGAGTCAATGATGAAAACATTGTTCATAAAGTATTTTatcagtttaattaaaacagTTCAAAGCAGTGAGACGTCTCTGTCCTCCGACAGATAAAACTGAAACTGTCCTCGAGACAAAAGTTATGTTAATTTCAGTGatgataaaaatgtttaataattgTTCATGTGTCAGTTAAGTTACAATCAGTCGTTTTCACACCGAGTTGGTTTGAATGCACGCAAACTGAAgaagtatatatattttatatcaatAACGTCAAtccaacaaacaaaactaaataaataaaaagcacatttttttacttcatCAAATTCACAGGGAACGCGTTTACCTGCTTGTTATAATTCTGACATTTATGAACCTGTTAAAAAAACTAGAACAATATTAAAAGATCAAATACTGTTTCAAATTtattccaacattttcacttctATCGTTCGGCTCCGACAAAAACATGAAGAtcagattcttcttctttgttcggtTTATTAACGGGTGGCGACCTACGTCACGATCGTCACTTCATACAATTCCATCTTCTTCCGGTCGCTAGTCACCATTCACGTGTTAAGAGGGAGCGCTGTGATTCGTCAGTGTGTTCTTGAAGAacttgttgtgattggtcagtggtgTGCATGAGAATTTTATGGTGGCGGCTTACTGCTccggtgtatgtgtgtatatatatacgtgtgtttatatatatatatatatatatatatatatatatatatatatatatatatatatatatatatatatgtgtatatagaagAAGACGACGTGTACTCACCGGAGTCTCTGAAACTCTTACACCAAGCTAATGCTAAAGCTAACTGTGGAAGCTCTCTCTCTGACCAAAGGACTGGAACTTTGAGctaagctaacatgctaacatgccgGTCTCTGGAGGATCTGCTCAGCTGGAGTCACGTGGAACATGGAGACCATGTGAAACATAGAGAACGTGTGGAACAAAGAGAACATGGAGACCGTGTGGTATAATGGAGCCCGTGTGGAACATGGAGCCCGTGTGGAACATGGAGAACATGGAGCCCGTGTGGAACATGGAGAGCATGGAGCCCGTGTGGAACAAGGAGAACATGTGGAACACAGGTGAACTGAGCCTTTATTTAATATAAGTTTAATGTAATCGATCAGATGATTAACTGAATGATGACTGATCGTTTCTGGGTTACAATGTGATGGTGACGTCTTTCAGAggatctcacttcctgtttgagaatGAAAGTGTTCAAATAGTCCAGTTTACTTCGGAACCTTCTTAACCTGAAGGGTTTGTAATGATTTCTGTTCAATTCTCGAACTGGTGAGGAAAGGAGTCTCATGCTTCCTAACTTGTCCCCTTTCGAGAGGAAACGTCCAGAAAGAGTGGTTAGGAGAGGATTTAGTGGTTAGGAGAGGATTTAGTGGTTAGGAGAGGATTTagtggttaggaaag
It includes:
- the tmub1 gene encoding transmembrane and ubiquitin-like domain-containing protein 1, coding for MALIEGVGDEVTLLFGSLLLLMVLLLAWISTQTSDAPEHLFTSAADPAPSLRTGPIHQDTPPTASTSSSSPSSSVSDSSLTDAPTAPPQEEKDEQRGDGGGERLEGAGDGVRNRGGGEESPPSQRNMVVRLKFLNDTERTAQVQPQDTIGYIKRTYFAGQEQQVRLIYQGQLLQDDAQTLASLNLVHNCVLHCHISQHAGRGGAGGPRPADQVAVALNVGSLMVPLLALMLSVLWYCQIQYRQFFTAPATASLVGVTIFLSLVAFGVYRR